The following is a genomic window from Crossiella equi.
AACTACCCGGGCTCGCCCGGGCGGCACACGCACGGGCGGTCCAGGCCGTTGGCCACCGAGGCCGCGCAGTACCGCTCCGCGACCGTGTCGTGGCGGTGCCGGGGGTGGGCGCACGCCTGGCACCCGGTGACCAGCTCGACGGCGACCGGGCGGATCGGGCCGGGGCCGCGGCGCAACGCGCGCCGCAGGGACGTGATGAGGTGAAGGTCCGAGACCAACTCGACGCTCCCGCCTCCGGCCGGAGAAACCGACCGGGTCGTGTGGTGCGCCAAGGCGGCTTCGGCAGGGCTGCCGACGCGCGACGTGCCTCGGTGCCACCGACACTACTCGCATGTGGGTTGACCGCACAGTCGCGCACGCACCGTGGCTGGCGCACGACCTGGCGTAGCGATACTGTGCGGAGACAGTCGTCGGAATGTGCCCAGACCCCGCGCGATCGACGATCCCGTCAACCACTCGCCCCAGCGGCGAGCCGATGGGAGCAATCGTGGCCAGAGCACAGTTGTCCGCCGTGATCAACCGCCGATGTCAACCAGCTCCCCAGACGGGTACCCCCTCAGCACTCCTGACGATTCGCAGGCACCTGCGGCCCAGCGGACGGCAGGTCGTGGTCGAGGTCACGGGGGAGATCGACCTGGCCACCGTGCCGACGCTCACCGCGGCGCTGGACCTCACCCGGAGGGAAGCCCAGAGATCCCCGCTGATCGTGGAGGTCGTGGTCGACCTGCGCCGCGTGGACTTCCTCAGCGCCACCGGCATCGGCGAGGTCGTCCGCGCATGGGGCCGCTGCTACCTGGCTGCGGTACCGATGTACGTCGTGGCGGACCAGCGCGCGATCATCAGGCCGCTGCTGCTCACCGGCCTGGCCGACCTCCTCGGGCTGCGCGCCGCCCCCGCCGCGGCCGGCGAGCACCGGTCCACACCCAGCCAGGACCGCCGCCGCCTGGCCCAGCTCGACCGGCTGCGGTTGCCGGGACGGGCCGCCCGCTAGGACGCGGCCTGGGTACCGGCCATGCGACCCGGGGTAGCGCCCACTACGGTGAGCGTGCCACAACCGGCCTTCGCGCGGTGGGCACCGACGAAGGGCGGCAGGTGAGCGCGGAACGGCGTGAGCACCTGCGCGCCCGGCTCGACGGGTACCACAGCCCCGCCGCCGTGTTGCGCGGGGTCTGTGAGCTCTGCGTCGCCGAGCTCACGATCTCCGGAGCCAGGATCCGGGTGCTGGGTGGCACCCGGGCCAATGGCGGTGGCGCCCTGCTGCACAGCACCGACGAGCTCGGCACGCGACTGGACGACCTCGCCAACACCACCGGCACCGGCCCCTGTGTGGACGCCTTCACCTCCGGCCGGCCGGTGCTCGTCCCCGACCTGGCCGATGACGGCCTCCGCTGGCCGGGCTTCACCCCGGACGCGGTGCGCGCGGGTGCCGGCGCGGTGTTCTCCTTCCCGCTCCAGGTGGGCGCCGTCCGGCTGGGCGTGCTGGAGCTGCACCGGCGCACCACCGGATCGCTGGCCCCGGCCGAGCTGACCGACGCCCTGCTGCTGGCCGACGTCGCCACCGACACGATCTTCCACGACTTGCACGGCGAGGGCCCGATGTCCTTGCCCGCACTGGTCGACATCCAGGCGGAGGTGCACCAGGCGACCGGTATGGTCGCGGTCACGCTGGGCGTGAGCCTGCCGGAGGCGTTCCTGCGCCTGCGCGGGCACGCCTTCGCCCGCCACAAGTCGCTGACCGAGGTCGCCAGAGATATCATTGAGCGCCGCTTGCGGCTGAATCCCGGGGAGTGAACCGAGATGGAACGCGAGCTGGAGAACACGCACACCGGCACGCTGCGGGAACACCGGGTCGCACGGGCGTTCGTCACCCTGGCCGACACCCTGGTCGACGAGTTCGACCTCAGCGAGTTCCTGCACATGCTGGTGGAGCACTGCGTGGACCTGCTGGACATCGGTGCCGCCGGCGTCCTGCTCACCGACCAGCGCGGCGGCATCCGGGTAGCGGCTGCCTCCTCCGAGCGCGCCCAGCTGCTGGAGCTGTTCGCCGCCGACACCCAGGGCGGGCCGTGCGTGGAGTGTGTGCTCACCGGGCGGCCGGTGGCCAGCACCGACCTGGCCGCGGACGCCGCGCGGTGGCCCCGGTTCGCCGTCGCGGCGCAGGAGTGCGGGTTCGCCGCCACCCACGCCCTGCCCATGCGCCTGCGCCGTGACGTGATCGGGGCGCTGTCCCTGCTGGGCACCACACCGGGCAGCGTGGACCCGGTCGCCGCGGGCCTGGGCCAGGCCCTGGCCGACGTCGCCACCATCGGCATCCTGCAGCAGCGCACCATCGGCCAGGCCGAGGCCGTCGCCGAACAGCTCCAGACCGCGCTCAACAGCCGGGTGATCATCGAACAGGCCAAGGGCATGCTCGCCGCCCACAGCGGCACCCTCACCCCTGAAGAGGCGTTCACCGCACTGCGCGGCTACGCCCGGGCCCGCCGGGGCAGCCTGTCCGAGACCGCCCGCCACGTCATCGAGGGGGCCGCCGACATCGCCGCCATCATCAGCCACGGCATCCGATAGGCCAGTCCACAGTGGACAGTCCGGTGGCCTTCAGCGCTGTCTGGGGATGGTGTCCCGGACGAGGTCGCTGGGGATGCCGTGGGCGTTGAGCAGATCCGGCACCGCCAACAGGGTCCACGGGTCGGCAGCGGCGGCCAGGACCGCCTCGGCCTGCCGGTCCGGGGTGCCCGGCGGGATCACGAGCAGGCTCACCAGCCAGCGGTCCGGCCCGTTGAGCCGCACCGTGTTCGGCTGCAGCGAGCGGAAACCGGTGACGGCCACGTTCTGGCCGTGCACCGTCATGCGGTCCGCGGCCGCTTCCCACACATCGGGGTTGTAGCTGATCCGGCTGATCACGCCGAGCCGGGCGCTCGCGGCGCGTACCAGGTCCGGGAACTCGCTGGCGGGCTCGGTGGTCCGGGGCCACCAGGCACCGTCGACGTGTCCGCTGGCCGCGATCTCCGGCTTGAGCCGCAGTCGGGCTGCCGCGGTGCCGGCTGAGGTCGGGCTCATCACTGGGTTCCTGTCCGTGGGAGGAGTGGGACACCGTTCGCGGCGAGGATGTCCTCGGCGGAGGCGGTGGTGTGCTTGCCCGCCGCGGACCGGAGCACCGCCCGCGCGAGGCCGGACGGGGTGTCGGGCGGTACCACCACGAGCCGGACACGTTTCAGGTTCGGGCCGGTCAGGGTGACCGTGCCCGCGGGCAGGAAGGGCGAGCCCACCAGCCGCACCACCCAGTCCTCCACGGTCAGCCGGGGTTCGGCGAGTCCCCAGGCGTCCGGCCGGTAGCCAACCTGCCGGGCGGGGCCGACCCACGAGCTCAGCGCCATGACCAGCGCGGGGAACTCGGCGACGGGTTCGGTCGTCCACGGCCACCAGCCGCCGTCGACGAGGCCGCGGTCCGCGGTACCGGGTTTCATCGCCAGCCGGAGCTCAGGGCGGTAAGGAGGCGGGGTCGGTTCCGGGGCGGCGCTCAGCGGTCTTGAGTCCATGGAGGCGTTCCTGCTCCGGCCGGGGACCGGCCCGTTCGGCGGTACACCCAAGGCGGCGTCGGCTCGCTGTCGACACGAAAACACCCGTGATGCCCTCACCCTACGCCACCGGGCCGAGCCCGGCTGAACTCCGTCGGCGTCTCGCCCCGGGCGCGGTCGCCGTGCTGTAGTGGGGACATGTCCACTCCGGGTCCCGGCTCCCTGCACTGGCTCTACTCCGGTGACCGCCGCTCGCTGCTGCTGCTCGGCCGCGTCGGCCTGCTGGAACTGATGTACCCGCCCCTGGGCGCCGGGGTGGTGCGGCACTCCGCGTCCTACACCGAGCCCTGGGCGCGCACGCTGCGGTCCATCCCGCAGATCGCCGGGGTGGTCTACGACGGCGACCGGGCCGAGGACACCGCGGCCGGGATCCGCGACCTGCACCACGGGGTCAAGGGCACCGACGAGCACGGTGAGCGCTACCACGCGCTCGACCCGGACACCTGGTTCTGGGCGCACGCCACCATGTTCGACGTCACGCTCCAGGTCATCGAGGTCTTCGACCGGCCGCTGTCCCCGGCCGCGCGGGAGCGCTTCTACGCCGAGTCGGTGGCGGTCTACCGGCGCTACGGCGTCAGCGACCGGCCGGTGCCCGCCACCTACGCGGAGTTCCAGGCCTACTTCGACCGCGTGTGCGCCGAGCGGCTGGAGCTCACCCCGGCCGCGCGCGGGCTGCTCGCCTTCGTCGCCGAGCCCCGGTCCATGAACCAGCCTTGGCTGCCCAAGCCGCTGTGGTGGGTGCTCGCGCCGGTGGTGGGCAAGGTGATCTGGTTCCTCACCCGGGGCCTGCTGCCGCCGGTGGTGCGCGAGCGGGTCGGCGCGGACTGGCGGCCGGTCGACGAACGACGCTTCCGCGGGCTCGCCCGGGTGGTCGCCGCGGTGTGGCCCCGGCTGCCCGCCGCCCTCCGGTACTACCCGAGAGCGCGTGCCGCCTTCGCCCGGCACCCCGAGTTCTACCGGAAGTCCCACCGAACCGGCAGGGTTGGCCCGGTCGCGGATGCGCGTTCCGGTACCGGGGGTTAGCGTCGCCTGAGGACCCGAGCTGGAGGTGGGACCCGTGCTCCTGCGCCAGGAGGTCTTCCTCCCCGCCCACGTCGAGGCCGGGCTGACCGAGGCGCTCACCGACTTCCTGCACCGCCGCGGCACCGAGGACGTGGCCGCCGGGCTGGACCCCGCCGTGGTGGACGCCCTCACCGGGCTGGCCCTGGCCGGGGGCAAGCGGCTCCGGCCCGCCTTCGCCTGGTGGGGCTGGTGCGCCGGGGGCGGCGCCCCGGACGCGGCCGAGGTGGTGCGGGCACTGGTGGCCCTGGAGCTGTTGCAGTGCAGCGCACTCGTGCACGACGACGTGATGGACCGCTCCCGCACCCGGCGCGGCCAGCCGACCGCGCACCTGCGCTTCGCCCGCGCCCACCGGAGCGCGGGCTGGTCCGGGGACGCGGACCGCTTCGGCGACGGCGTGGCCATCCTGGTCGGCGACCTCGCGCTGGCCTGGGCCGACGACGCGCTGGCCACCGCCGGGCTGGCCGCGGACGAGCTGTGCCGGGCGCGGCGGCCCTGGCAGGCCATGCGCACCGAGATGATCGCCGGGCAGTACCTGGACCTGCGGGCACACGCCAAGGGTGAGGACGCGCTGCCCGCCCTGCTCCGCGTGGCCCGGCTGAAGACCGCGAGCTACACCGTGGAGCGCCCGTTGCAGCTGGGCCTGGCGCTGGCCGGGGCCCCCGCACCGGTGGTCGAGCGGCTGCGCGAGTACGGCCGGGCCCTGGGGGTGGCCTTCCAGCTGCGCGACGACCTGCTCGGGGTGTTCGGCGACCCGGCGGTCACCGGCAAGCCCGTCAGCGACGACCTCCGCGAGGGCAAGCGCACCCCGCTGCTGGTCACCGGCAGGCGCCTGGCCGAGCGCGCCGGGCACACCGAGGCCTCGGCGCTGCTGGGCGCGATCCTGGACGGCGGTGGCGCGTTCCCCGTCGATGAGTCCACTGTGGACAGTGTGCGGGCGACGCTGGAGCACGTGGGCGCGGTGGCCGCGATCGAGGAGATGGTCAACGAGCACACCGCGACCGCCCTGGCCGCGCTGGCGAAGGCGAACCTCACCGAGCCGGTCACCCGGCGGCTGGGTACGTTGG
Proteins encoded in this region:
- a CDS encoding polyprenyl synthetase family protein, coding for MLLRQEVFLPAHVEAGLTEALTDFLHRRGTEDVAAGLDPAVVDALTGLALAGGKRLRPAFAWWGWCAGGGAPDAAEVVRALVALELLQCSALVHDDVMDRSRTRRGQPTAHLRFARAHRSAGWSGDADRFGDGVAILVGDLALAWADDALATAGLAADELCRARRPWQAMRTEMIAGQYLDLRAHAKGEDALPALLRVARLKTASYTVERPLQLGLALAGAPAPVVERLREYGRALGVAFQLRDDLLGVFGDPAVTGKPVSDDLREGKRTPLLVTGRRLAERAGHTEASALLGAILDGGGAFPVDESTVDSVRATLEHVGAVAAIEEMVNEHTATALAALAKANLTEPVTRRLGTLARTLTRRDH
- a CDS encoding GAF and ANTAR domain-containing protein, with translation MGTDEGRQVSAERREHLRARLDGYHSPAAVLRGVCELCVAELTISGARIRVLGGTRANGGGALLHSTDELGTRLDDLANTTGTGPCVDAFTSGRPVLVPDLADDGLRWPGFTPDAVRAGAGAVFSFPLQVGAVRLGVLELHRRTTGSLAPAELTDALLLADVATDTIFHDLHGEGPMSLPALVDIQAEVHQATGMVAVTLGVSLPEAFLRLRGHAFARHKSLTEVARDIIERRLRLNPGE
- a CDS encoding ANTAR domain-containing protein, with the translated sequence MERELENTHTGTLREHRVARAFVTLADTLVDEFDLSEFLHMLVEHCVDLLDIGAAGVLLTDQRGGIRVAAASSERAQLLELFAADTQGGPCVECVLTGRPVASTDLAADAARWPRFAVAAQECGFAATHALPMRLRRDVIGALSLLGTTPGSVDPVAAGLGQALADVATIGILQQRTIGQAEAVAEQLQTALNSRVIIEQAKGMLAAHSGTLTPEEAFTALRGYARARRGSLSETARHVIEGAADIAAIISHGIR
- a CDS encoding STAS domain-containing protein, which produces MVEVTGEIDLATVPTLTAALDLTRREAQRSPLIVEVVVDLRRVDFLSATGIGEVVRAWGRCYLAAVPMYVVADQRAIIRPLLLTGLADLLGLRAAPAAAGEHRSTPSQDRRRLAQLDRLRLPGRAAR
- a CDS encoding DUF5994 family protein — protein: MDSRPLSAAPEPTPPPYRPELRLAMKPGTADRGLVDGGWWPWTTEPVAEFPALVMALSSWVGPARQVGYRPDAWGLAEPRLTVEDWVVRLVGSPFLPAGTVTLTGPNLKRVRLVVVPPDTPSGLARAVLRSAAGKHTTASAEDILAANGVPLLPRTGTQ
- a CDS encoding DUF5994 family protein — protein: MSPTSAGTAAARLRLKPEIAASGHVDGAWWPRTTEPASEFPDLVRAASARLGVISRISYNPDVWEAAADRMTVHGQNVAVTGFRSLQPNTVRLNGPDRWLVSLLVIPPGTPDRQAEAVLAAAADPWTLLAVPDLLNAHGIPSDLVRDTIPRQR
- a CDS encoding RGCVC family protein — translated: MVSDLHLITSLRRALRRGPGPIRPVAVELVTGCQACAHPRHRHDTVAERYCAASVANGLDRPCVCRPGEPG
- a CDS encoding oxygenase MpaB family protein, which gives rise to MSTPGPGSLHWLYSGDRRSLLLLGRVGLLELMYPPLGAGVVRHSASYTEPWARTLRSIPQIAGVVYDGDRAEDTAAGIRDLHHGVKGTDEHGERYHALDPDTWFWAHATMFDVTLQVIEVFDRPLSPAARERFYAESVAVYRRYGVSDRPVPATYAEFQAYFDRVCAERLELTPAARGLLAFVAEPRSMNQPWLPKPLWWVLAPVVGKVIWFLTRGLLPPVVRERVGADWRPVDERRFRGLARVVAAVWPRLPAALRYYPRARAAFARHPEFYRKSHRTGRVGPVADARSGTGG